In the Lates calcarifer isolate ASB-BC8 linkage group LG24, TLL_Latcal_v3, whole genome shotgun sequence genome, one interval contains:
- the cd226 gene encoding CD226 antigen isoform X1, whose amino-acid sequence MEAVQKDHWYFVVLIFLPFLKVAVQQKEAVTVRLEEGMVLECLCPWDGNLSMVSWTKVPDKYPVAVFHPEYGVAFAHHYRERIEFLRTTPMDGSISMRNVTHQDIGLYHCSVQTFPQGPWTRNIQVEDLDEPPEDENITEHPTPEVTVSDIELVAEQDNNVTISCNHEHNGTVYQVILEKMPHGQPWGIIGVCKKVEGGLVGEDYSDRGRVSCADSLEVSLHLTGVVLDDSGFYRCTFSTDAGMQTTTVLLTVPTPGGFSLSMYMMYIYIGAGSAGLVLFIVILILALRHRKKNRREEYRVKLHPSQRQPNFYENIPMCPKITKKSRQIKTCPVYANLHTVRSHKTRF is encoded by the exons ATGGAAGCTGTACAAAAGGATCACTGGTACTTTGTGGTACTcatctttctcccttttcttaAAG TTGCTGTCCAGCAGAAAGAGGCTGTTACAGTTCGACTGGAGGAAGGAATGGTTCTCGAATGTTTGTGCCCCTGGGACGGCAACCTCAGCATGGTGTCCTGGACCAAAGTGCCAGATAAGTATCCAGTGGCTGTTTTCCATCCAGAGTATGGAGTGGCCTTCGCTCACCATTACAGGGAGAGGATAGAGTTCCTGAGGACCACGCCTATGGATGGAAGTATTTCCATGAGAAATGTCACCCATCAGGATATCGGGCTTTACCACTGCTCTGTTCAGACTTTCCCTCAAGGACCCTGGACCAGGAACATTCAGGTGGAGGATTTAG ACGAGCCCCCCgaagatgaaaacatcacagaGCACCCAACCCCTGAGGTGACCGTGTCAGACATAGAGCTGGTGGCAGAGCAGGACAACAATGTGACCATCAGCTGCAACCACGAGCACAACGGGACAGTCTACCAGGTCATTTTGGAGAAGATGCCGCACGGCCAGCCTTGGGGCATCATAGGTGTGTGCAAGAAGGTGGAGGGGGGCCTTGTGGGCGAGGACTACAGTGACAGGGGAAGGGTTAGCTGCGCCGACAGCCTGGAAGTCAGTCTGCACCTGACGGGCGTCGTGCTGGATGACAGCGGGTTCTACCGCTGTACCTTCAGTACAGATGCGGGGATGCAGACCACCACTGTGCTGCTCACAGTGCCCACTCCAG GTGGATTCAGCCTATCCATGTACATGATGTATATTTACATCGGGGCTGGAAGTGCAGGGCTTGTTCTATTCATAGTCATCCTCATATTAGCATTAAGGCACAG GAAGaagaacaggagagaggaaTACAGAGTCAAACTGCACCCATCCCAGCGACAG CCAAACTTCTACGAGAACATCCCCATGTGCCCGAAGATTACAAAGAAGTCCAGGCAGATAAAAACTTGCCCAGTGTATGCCAACCTACACACTGTGCGATCGCACAAAACCAGATTTTAG
- the cd226 gene encoding CD226 antigen isoform X3, whose product MEAVQKDHWYFVVLIFLPFLKVAVQQKEAVTVRLEEGMVLECLCPWDGNLSMVSWTKVPDKYPVAVFHPEYGVAFAHHYRERIEFLRTTPMDGSISMRNVTHQDIGLYHCSVQTFPQGPWTRNIQVEDLDEPPEDENITEHPTPEVTVSDIELVAEQDNNVTISCNHEHNGTVYQVILEKMPHGQPWGIIGVCKKVEGGLVGEDYSDRGRVSCADSLEVSLHLTGVVLDDSGFYRCTFSTDAGMQTTTVLLTVPTPGGFSLSMYMMYIYIGAGSAGLVLFIVILILALRHSFKHRAEWHYRI is encoded by the exons ATGGAAGCTGTACAAAAGGATCACTGGTACTTTGTGGTACTcatctttctcccttttcttaAAG TTGCTGTCCAGCAGAAAGAGGCTGTTACAGTTCGACTGGAGGAAGGAATGGTTCTCGAATGTTTGTGCCCCTGGGACGGCAACCTCAGCATGGTGTCCTGGACCAAAGTGCCAGATAAGTATCCAGTGGCTGTTTTCCATCCAGAGTATGGAGTGGCCTTCGCTCACCATTACAGGGAGAGGATAGAGTTCCTGAGGACCACGCCTATGGATGGAAGTATTTCCATGAGAAATGTCACCCATCAGGATATCGGGCTTTACCACTGCTCTGTTCAGACTTTCCCTCAAGGACCCTGGACCAGGAACATTCAGGTGGAGGATTTAG ACGAGCCCCCCgaagatgaaaacatcacagaGCACCCAACCCCTGAGGTGACCGTGTCAGACATAGAGCTGGTGGCAGAGCAGGACAACAATGTGACCATCAGCTGCAACCACGAGCACAACGGGACAGTCTACCAGGTCATTTTGGAGAAGATGCCGCACGGCCAGCCTTGGGGCATCATAGGTGTGTGCAAGAAGGTGGAGGGGGGCCTTGTGGGCGAGGACTACAGTGACAGGGGAAGGGTTAGCTGCGCCGACAGCCTGGAAGTCAGTCTGCACCTGACGGGCGTCGTGCTGGATGACAGCGGGTTCTACCGCTGTACCTTCAGTACAGATGCGGGGATGCAGACCACCACTGTGCTGCTCACAGTGCCCACTCCAG GTGGATTCAGCCTATCCATGTACATGATGTATATTTACATCGGGGCTGGAAGTGCAGGGCTTGTTCTATTCATAGTCATCCTCATATTAGCATTAAGGCACAG CTTTAAACACAGGGCTGAGTGGCATTATAGGATATAA
- the cd226 gene encoding CD226 antigen isoform X2: MEAVQKDHWYFVVLIFLPFLKVAVQQKEAVTVRLEEGMVLECLCPWDGNLSMVSWTKVPDKYPVAVFHPEYGVAFAHHYRERIEFLRTTPMDGSISMRNVTHQDIGLYHCSVQTFPQGPWTRNIQVEDLDEPPEDENITEHPTPEVTVSDIELVAEQDNNVTISCNHEHNGTVYQVILEKMPHGQPWGIIGVCKKVEGGLVGEDYSDRGRVSCADSLEVSLHLTGVVLDDSGFYRCTFSTDAGMQTTTVLLTVPTPGGFSLSMYMMYIYIGAGSAGLVLFIVILILALRHRKKNRREEYRVKLHPSQRQKWRQWQRQ; encoded by the exons ATGGAAGCTGTACAAAAGGATCACTGGTACTTTGTGGTACTcatctttctcccttttcttaAAG TTGCTGTCCAGCAGAAAGAGGCTGTTACAGTTCGACTGGAGGAAGGAATGGTTCTCGAATGTTTGTGCCCCTGGGACGGCAACCTCAGCATGGTGTCCTGGACCAAAGTGCCAGATAAGTATCCAGTGGCTGTTTTCCATCCAGAGTATGGAGTGGCCTTCGCTCACCATTACAGGGAGAGGATAGAGTTCCTGAGGACCACGCCTATGGATGGAAGTATTTCCATGAGAAATGTCACCCATCAGGATATCGGGCTTTACCACTGCTCTGTTCAGACTTTCCCTCAAGGACCCTGGACCAGGAACATTCAGGTGGAGGATTTAG ACGAGCCCCCCgaagatgaaaacatcacagaGCACCCAACCCCTGAGGTGACCGTGTCAGACATAGAGCTGGTGGCAGAGCAGGACAACAATGTGACCATCAGCTGCAACCACGAGCACAACGGGACAGTCTACCAGGTCATTTTGGAGAAGATGCCGCACGGCCAGCCTTGGGGCATCATAGGTGTGTGCAAGAAGGTGGAGGGGGGCCTTGTGGGCGAGGACTACAGTGACAGGGGAAGGGTTAGCTGCGCCGACAGCCTGGAAGTCAGTCTGCACCTGACGGGCGTCGTGCTGGATGACAGCGGGTTCTACCGCTGTACCTTCAGTACAGATGCGGGGATGCAGACCACCACTGTGCTGCTCACAGTGCCCACTCCAG GTGGATTCAGCCTATCCATGTACATGATGTATATTTACATCGGGGCTGGAAGTGCAGGGCTTGTTCTATTCATAGTCATCCTCATATTAGCATTAAGGCACAG GAAGaagaacaggagagaggaaTACAGAGTCAAACTGCACCCATCCCAGCGACAG